From Bifidobacterium longum subsp. longum JCM 1217, one genomic window encodes:
- a CDS encoding GNAT family N-acetyltransferase — protein sequence MATIKAVSVFQSIKEAFKLDHQIRPPRLTHPGFPIVLRPLTMDDEDGWNEVRWRNNDWLAPWESGDPMHGGSITFNQWVQRQRRNEQHGVGVIFAIEYQMRIVGQISLGAIVYGAMRTGVVGYWVDQRCAGRGFAPMALAMLADWALGDPFGPALHRLEIAILPDNARSLAVVRKVGAHHEGLRERYMYVNGQWRDHVTFALLAEDMGQGFAARLAAAGSR from the coding sequence ATGGCTACAATAAAGGCCGTGTCAGTTTTCCAGTCGATTAAAGAGGCGTTCAAGCTGGACCACCAGATCCGCCCGCCACGTCTCACCCATCCCGGTTTTCCGATAGTCCTGCGCCCCCTGACCATGGATGATGAGGACGGCTGGAACGAAGTGCGCTGGCGCAACAACGACTGGCTGGCACCTTGGGAATCCGGTGACCCGATGCATGGCGGCTCCATCACATTCAATCAATGGGTGCAGCGGCAGCGCCGTAACGAGCAGCATGGCGTCGGCGTGATCTTCGCCATCGAATACCAGATGCGTATCGTCGGCCAGATTTCGTTGGGAGCCATCGTGTATGGTGCCATGCGTACCGGCGTGGTTGGTTATTGGGTCGATCAACGGTGCGCCGGCCGCGGATTCGCGCCAATGGCACTGGCCATGCTTGCCGATTGGGCGCTCGGAGACCCATTCGGGCCCGCGTTGCATCGGCTGGAAATCGCCATTCTGCCGGATAATGCGCGTTCTTTGGCTGTGGTGCGTAAGGTCGGAGCCCATCATGAGGGACTGCGCGAGCGGTATATGTATGTCAATGGCCAGTGGCGTGACCACGTAACGTTTGCGCTGTTGGCTGAAGATATGGGGCAAGGGTTCGCCGCTAGACTCGCCGCCGCCGGTTCCAGATAA
- a CDS encoding 5-formyltetrahydrofolate cyclo-ligase codes for MSEVGSGMNIGSDYSGTEKTEKTDKATLRHHILSRRKRVPAEERGAAGELLVRRFPAHMIQDGPTVAAYVSMGSEIETRPLLRWLRAHGCHVLVPRLGSGLEIGWSVLDSLESLRSMDAVGGANNAGSCSSPSTVHHRPDEPTGAVLPPEALEKADLVIAPALAVDPQGNRLGRGAGWYDRALARRKPACPLIAVCWPWEVLDIDLPAEPHDVPADGVLTPEGYRRLSSSGLLSWPAGQDTRRKPD; via the coding sequence ATGAGCGAAGTGGGCAGTGGCATGAATATCGGCAGCGACTACAGCGGCACAGAGAAAACAGAGAAGACGGATAAAGCGACGCTGCGCCACCATATACTGTCTCGGCGCAAGCGCGTTCCAGCGGAAGAACGCGGAGCGGCCGGTGAATTGCTGGTGCGACGGTTCCCAGCACACATGATTCAGGATGGTCCCACAGTGGCGGCATATGTGTCGATGGGTTCGGAAATCGAAACCCGGCCACTGTTGCGATGGCTGCGGGCTCATGGCTGCCACGTGTTGGTGCCAAGGTTGGGGTCTGGGTTGGAAATTGGCTGGAGTGTGCTGGATTCATTGGAATCATTGCGCTCGATGGATGCAGTGGGTGGCGCGAACAATGCCGGTAGCTGCAGCTCTCCCAGCACCGTCCATCACAGACCCGATGAGCCAACTGGCGCAGTTCTACCGCCCGAAGCGTTGGAGAAGGCCGATCTGGTCATCGCTCCGGCTTTGGCAGTGGACCCGCAGGGCAATCGTCTGGGGCGTGGAGCCGGCTGGTATGACCGGGCCTTGGCTCGCCGCAAGCCCGCATGTCCCCTGATTGCGGTGTGCTGGCCGTGGGAGGTGTTGGACATTGATTTGCCGGCCGAACCACATGATGTGCCGGCCGACGGAGTGCTGACGCCGGAGGGATACCGGCGGCTTAGCTCATCGGGCCTGTTGAGCTGGCCGGCCGGCCAAGATACTCGGCGCAAGCCAGACTGA
- a CDS encoding FmdB family zinc ribbon protein codes for MPTYHYRCKNCGYDFTEQQSFNDDPITVCPKCSQEQVRKVYSAVPIEFKGHGFYRTDKSGK; via the coding sequence TTGCCTACCTATCATTACCGTTGCAAGAACTGCGGCTATGACTTCACCGAACAGCAGTCGTTCAATGACGACCCGATTACCGTGTGCCCCAAGTGCTCGCAGGAGCAGGTGCGCAAGGTGTATTCCGCCGTGCCGATTGAGTTCAAGGGTCACGGCTTCTACCGCACCGACAAATCCGGCAAGTAA
- a CDS encoding SAF domain-containing protein, which produces MADALRRLTAALCVGLAVLFGIEAVLAVVETEPMVVAARSIRRGDIILAADVQLADMPVSAAGPSWTGNIEDVVGKVAQIDIEAADPISTHMARDAPVAPTGTTVIEVRLASSVDDVLAGDQVRLVSAVGCEGADCTLAENATVMNVGKPDAIGALGGNDRLVSFAMPPEAAAKVMELQQAGAIMAVVR; this is translated from the coding sequence ATGGCGGATGCCTTGCGCCGACTCACTGCTGCGTTGTGCGTGGGACTCGCAGTGCTGTTTGGGATTGAAGCCGTATTGGCCGTGGTGGAGACCGAGCCGATGGTGGTGGCCGCCCGCTCGATTCGACGGGGTGACATTATTCTGGCCGCCGACGTTCAGTTGGCTGATATGCCGGTATCTGCGGCAGGCCCGTCTTGGACAGGCAATATTGAGGATGTGGTGGGCAAGGTAGCGCAAATCGATATCGAAGCAGCCGATCCCATTTCCACGCATATGGCCAGAGATGCGCCCGTAGCACCGACCGGCACTACGGTGATTGAAGTCCGCTTGGCCAGTAGCGTCGACGATGTATTGGCCGGCGATCAGGTGAGACTGGTTTCCGCCGTCGGTTGCGAAGGCGCTGATTGCACGCTGGCCGAGAACGCCACGGTGATGAATGTCGGCAAACCGGATGCGATTGGTGCATTGGGAGGCAACGACCGACTGGTGTCGTTCGCAATGCCGCCGGAGGCCGCGGCCAAGGTTATGGAGCTGCAACAGGCCGGAGCGATTATGGCCGTTGTGCGGTAG
- a CDS encoding helicase gives MTQSQTQNQNLTEGLNRIRRWRDQYRSMQPPSPLEDVNQLAAKLEMTHAHPSGIAQLFASGHVRLDSLFRDTGVLKAAERHIGRVLDDQAAKRRISGVAELSLVVGVATWKGNALPVLLYPVSVTIEDDGLSTTIRFTGRVALNVAFVNTLREQGVFLDEDSLFDGASYDSGTPETSAMFARISSEASERISDFAIERQIVLGCFMDPSSQMISESRQFIDQLENGPTGNVLLDALAGDESARTALKDANIPQYSPFDVDPHAEYEVGDVDNTVRYAASLAANGHSIVVDGTFPKGTAEQAVAIASRCLMNGRSVLYVPGVAEQKRLFIQTASANEMKAQVLDVSDEHANAALDKQLIAAVGFQPGVATQRFDQLADELVGVRSRLTRYLGDLHGGNDKWNVSAYETIQNLARISVLPTHPATHVRLDESSALSIANDIDTWIGKMERAGELGEYTIGPEDTAWYKASITTEEQAVTAYQRVDDLLRRFLPATREQVARTVQTCGFPVPPTTREWERQVTVLKNLRRVLDVFQPEIFERDISSMIEATKPKSQRKAEGTSMGFWERRRHIKEAKDLLRVGAQVEDLHEALKVVAKQGEQWHQFVPHGGWPVLPSKLDEIISTQEALVSNMTALDTVLSTTPAGGNLETADFEKVEARLKALLDDRKALDTLPERCLLEQEFASAGLNELVADLNARRVSVEQVRGEVQLAWWTTVFEDIVRSSAIISNQDGAALQAASDRFAQVDVEHVRSIGPMVSQESMRRLCDMLFSRTQEANQMHTVLAGRASVSLSRIRRDHPEILAAAKPILVAAPGTLAALTEPGVLADVAILDACAHIPAIELLSIIGRVQQVVVIAHCATVTSESVKQLIDTLPHIEVDAAPSRRAPRLSAFLESEGYGPVRYDVATEPAAGEVRFHRVEASGVPVMSSGLVESSQPEIDEVVRLITQRAAGFAVVPSSYRLVVVMLTDAFRTRLGAELKSLAGKSKAMGRFLRHVRLVSLRDVAGGRATDVILSMCYAKTTHGRLLQQFGPLESTGGRGLLLDALALADHSLDIVSAFGSEDLDEERLHQSGPRFLKTMLTWAEQLDDRPVLPLRDAAGGNVLFDDIADRLRARGLNAAVDYGFDKGVKIPLVVGLKDKPFALAVQTDDANFMSVQSTRRRHRLSAQDLISLGWNVMTVWSVAAFVNPDKEVDRIVSRIGEIYREVE, from the coding sequence ATGACCCAGAGCCAGACTCAGAACCAGAATCTCACGGAAGGTCTGAATCGCATCCGTCGCTGGCGTGACCAATACCGCAGCATGCAGCCGCCATCGCCGCTCGAGGATGTGAATCAACTGGCCGCGAAGCTGGAGATGACCCATGCCCATCCCTCCGGCATCGCCCAGCTGTTCGCTTCCGGCCATGTCCGGTTGGATTCGTTGTTCCGCGACACGGGTGTGCTTAAGGCCGCCGAACGCCATATTGGGCGCGTGCTGGATGACCAGGCCGCCAAACGCAGGATTTCCGGCGTGGCGGAGTTGTCGCTCGTGGTCGGCGTGGCCACATGGAAGGGCAACGCGCTGCCGGTGCTGTTGTACCCGGTGAGCGTCACGATCGAGGATGATGGCTTGTCGACCACCATTCGATTCACCGGTCGCGTGGCCCTGAACGTCGCGTTCGTCAATACATTGCGTGAGCAGGGGGTGTTCCTGGATGAGGATTCCCTGTTTGACGGTGCCAGCTATGACAGTGGCACTCCCGAAACTTCCGCGATGTTCGCCCGTATTTCGTCCGAAGCGTCGGAGCGTATCTCCGACTTCGCCATCGAGCGCCAGATTGTGCTCGGATGCTTCATGGACCCCTCGTCGCAGATGATCAGCGAAAGCCGACAGTTCATCGACCAGCTGGAGAACGGCCCCACCGGCAATGTGCTGTTGGACGCGCTTGCCGGCGACGAATCCGCCCGCACCGCGCTCAAAGATGCCAATATTCCGCAATACAGTCCTTTCGACGTAGACCCGCATGCCGAGTACGAAGTCGGCGATGTGGACAATACGGTGCGATATGCCGCGTCACTTGCTGCCAATGGCCATAGCATCGTGGTCGACGGCACCTTCCCGAAGGGCACCGCGGAGCAGGCTGTGGCCATCGCATCGCGCTGCCTGATGAATGGTCGTTCCGTGCTGTACGTGCCCGGCGTGGCCGAGCAGAAGCGTCTGTTCATCCAGACGGCTTCCGCCAATGAGATGAAGGCGCAGGTACTGGATGTATCCGATGAACACGCCAACGCCGCGCTTGATAAGCAGCTGATTGCCGCAGTCGGATTCCAACCGGGAGTCGCCACCCAGCGATTCGACCAGTTGGCCGACGAACTCGTGGGCGTGCGCTCGCGCTTGACCCGCTATCTGGGCGACCTGCACGGGGGCAATGATAAGTGGAATGTGTCCGCATACGAGACCATTCAGAATCTGGCCCGTATCTCCGTGCTCCCGACGCACCCTGCCACCCACGTTCGACTTGACGAGTCAAGTGCCCTGAGCATCGCCAACGATATTGACACATGGATCGGCAAGATGGAACGCGCCGGCGAGCTCGGCGAATACACCATCGGCCCGGAAGACACCGCATGGTACAAGGCGTCCATCACCACTGAAGAACAGGCAGTAACCGCCTACCAGCGCGTGGACGATTTGCTGCGTCGCTTCCTGCCCGCCACCCGTGAGCAGGTGGCACGCACCGTGCAGACCTGCGGATTCCCGGTTCCTCCCACCACCCGCGAGTGGGAGCGTCAGGTTACGGTTTTGAAGAATCTGCGACGAGTGCTTGACGTGTTCCAGCCGGAGATTTTCGAGCGAGACATCAGCTCCATGATCGAGGCCACCAAGCCGAAGAGCCAGCGCAAGGCCGAGGGCACGTCGATGGGATTCTGGGAGCGCCGCCGCCACATCAAGGAAGCCAAGGATCTGCTGCGCGTCGGCGCGCAGGTCGAGGACTTGCACGAAGCGTTGAAGGTAGTCGCCAAGCAAGGGGAGCAGTGGCATCAGTTCGTGCCTCACGGCGGTTGGCCGGTGCTGCCCAGCAAGCTCGACGAGATCATCTCCACCCAAGAGGCGCTGGTCAGCAATATGACCGCGCTGGATACCGTGCTTTCCACCACACCCGCTGGTGGCAATCTGGAAACCGCCGATTTCGAGAAGGTGGAAGCACGCCTGAAAGCACTGCTGGATGATCGCAAGGCACTGGACACCTTGCCGGAGCGTTGCCTGCTGGAGCAGGAATTCGCCTCTGCCGGACTGAACGAACTGGTCGCCGATCTCAACGCTCGCCGAGTGAGCGTGGAGCAGGTGCGCGGCGAAGTGCAGCTGGCCTGGTGGACCACCGTGTTTGAGGACATTGTGCGTTCGTCCGCCATCATCTCCAACCAGGATGGTGCCGCGCTGCAGGCCGCATCCGACCGCTTTGCGCAGGTCGATGTGGAGCACGTGCGCTCCATCGGACCGATGGTGTCGCAGGAATCCATGCGCCGCCTGTGCGACATGCTGTTCTCCCGCACTCAGGAAGCCAACCAGATGCACACCGTGCTGGCAGGGCGCGCCAGTGTGTCGCTGAGCAGGATTCGCCGTGATCATCCGGAGATTCTGGCCGCGGCCAAGCCGATTCTGGTGGCCGCGCCGGGTACGCTCGCCGCACTCACCGAGCCGGGTGTGCTGGCTGATGTGGCGATTCTCGATGCGTGCGCGCACATTCCCGCTATCGAGTTGCTGTCCATCATCGGCCGCGTGCAGCAGGTGGTGGTGATCGCCCACTGCGCGACGGTAACCAGCGAAAGCGTCAAGCAGCTGATCGACACGTTGCCTCATATCGAGGTGGATGCTGCCCCGTCTCGCCGTGCGCCGCGCCTGTCCGCATTCCTTGAATCCGAGGGATATGGTCCTGTTCGCTATGATGTGGCCACCGAGCCGGCTGCCGGTGAGGTGCGATTCCACCGTGTGGAAGCGAGCGGTGTGCCGGTTATGTCTTCTGGTCTGGTGGAATCCAGCCAGCCGGAGATTGATGAAGTGGTGCGTCTGATTACGCAACGTGCCGCCGGTTTTGCCGTGGTTCCTTCCAGCTATCGACTTGTGGTCGTGATGTTGACCGACGCATTCCGCACACGCTTGGGTGCCGAATTGAAGTCGTTGGCAGGCAAATCCAAGGCGATGGGCCGATTCCTGCGCCATGTGCGGTTGGTTTCCTTGCGTGACGTGGCCGGAGGTCGTGCCACTGACGTGATTCTGTCGATGTGCTATGCGAAAACCACGCACGGACGTCTGCTTCAGCAGTTCGGTCCGCTCGAAAGCACAGGCGGTCGCGGACTGTTGCTGGATGCCCTGGCATTGGCGGACCACAGCTTGGATATTGTGTCGGCCTTTGGTTCCGAAGATTTGGATGAAGAACGACTGCACCAGTCCGGTCCTCGGTTCCTGAAGACCATGTTGACGTGGGCCGAACAGCTTGACGACCGTCCGGTGCTTCCGTTGCGTGATGCGGCAGGCGGCAACGTGCTGTTCGACGATATCGCCGACAGGTTGCGCGCGCGAGGACTGAACGCTGCTGTTGATTATGGATTCGACAAGGGCGTGAAGATTCCGCTCGTGGTGGGATTGAAGGACAAGCCGTTTGCCTTGGCCGTGCAGACCGATGACGCGAACTTTATGTCCGTGCAATCCACGCGTAGGCGTCATCGTTTGTCGGCACAGGATCTCATTTCCTTGGGCTGGAATGTGATGACCGTCTGGAGTGTCGCCGCCTTCGTAAACCCCGATAAGGAAGTCGACCGTATCGTCAGCCGTATCGGTGAGATCTATCGCGAGGTTGAATAA